In the genome of Penaeus vannamei isolate JL-2024 chromosome 26, ASM4276789v1, whole genome shotgun sequence, one region contains:
- the LOC113824449 gene encoding FYVE, RhoGEF and PH domain-containing protein 4-like isoform X2, producing the protein MTEGEEKESREKEEGVESSSFLSKEGGGACPDEAAAAPECEGGGEEDAPEDGDAHEAFGPSGVADEEGDRSGGMCESRGGEAGAGTRRNGEPEFGGTEGTEPEGGTQGGREGRPPADGGCSSTAVAGEEGMFSDVTLNFMTGMSVMRNLFASLSDIPEDSGSSSSDLFPSLSLPTTCIDSSPLALPSPVSVTSPLFLPTTYVAPPSASPAAPSAASSTSWSSRVRQLVRKFSVSGGAGLLDNAGRFLNRFVLRKSKSLPGAPVFYSEDGGEEEKGGEVFEAEADSRGGGGGGSSEENEDEAMDHQPGWVRKRVSEIERIMRERALEREYLEDEKTRKDSFKNLRSDDEEGIGVRKESYCQEEEGARKDTVLLEMEKEVFADPEDFPESGHEKLRRGEGSEIVVMEYAREEREGDGGKENELETRGGPREGQGAGYANGGREDHKEGESEAGETEREDSEETLSEDGSEEDTNDEDDDGEPQVELRGQSRSRPASLYRYSSVRPRTIIMGLGVCTETQFFSEDFGEGVSETESEDEEEFVTPTGGVGGVAEGSTNTHQAQTSAHAQRSSSSRSGSRPPSPSAGKAQARSQSRPHSPLSDMDTESKRNSQAVSTEPSEIDDHSSVRSSDLESCHDLSSPRSSLLAQDTTSVHELDHTVDARKDKAYRIAHELLNTERTYVKVLHLIDQEFQFRVDQENRAHHLFPADIIPQMFSNVKSIYKLHHDFLLPQLEERMAQWEQNRRIGDIMKSFAPFLKMYTEYVRNFDNAMTIINSWQAKCPRFAAIMDEIHSMEVCGNLTLQHHMLSPVQRIPRYEMLLREYLKKLPEDSPDRHDTEKALHLVSTAANHANDAMKKIDKFEKLLEIQESLGGAVDLVSPTRELVKEGKIIKISARSGDHQERYVFLLTDLLLLCSPRLMGSRVMSGPQYRLRARYNVENLQVHEGDNLETANTFYIRDNNKSVELYTQTIEEKEQWLEALFRAIHETYQRKSSLKLHCNPDQRVVDLDLGQKQPTLIRSDSVTKCMECGSQFTMVRRKHHCRACGAVVCSKCSSFKASLAYDSGKNVRVCRTCHATLQELSSSTATPSPEINEGDECSIHTVKEPPDLAFRSRGVLEVSAAADGAVAQGFLQLKTHRKAWVKRWFALHTDFVLYSFKCDMDDQALTATPVPGFTVTHLQGTRNESGINDKEKERAFKLHHSKKQYIFLAASKEDSLRWVAALKKASQAELPSPVQ; encoded by the exons ATGactgaaggggaggaaaaggagagcagagaaaaggaagagggagtggagagctCGAGCTTCTTGAGCAAAGAGGGGGGAGGCGCGTGCCCTGACGAAGCGGCTGCGGCCCCAGAATgcgagggcggcggcgaggaAGACGCGCCGGAGGACGGCGACGCCCACGAGGCCTTTGGGCCAAGTGGCGTGGCAGacgaagagggggatagaagTGGCGGAATGTGTgaaagcaggggaggagaggcaggcgcAGGAACCAGAAGAAACGGGGAGCCAGAGTTTGGCGGAACCGAAGGCACTGAGCCGGAGGGCGGGACGCAGGGCGGGCGGGAAGGGCGCCCTCCCGCCGACGGTGGCTGCAGCAGCACCGCAGTGGCCGGCGAGGAAGGGATGTTCAGCGACGTGACACTGAACTTTATGACGGGCATGTCTGTCATGAGGAACCTCTTCGCGTCCCTCAGCGACATTCCGGAGGACTCAGGCAGCTCCTCGTCGGACCTTTTCCCTTCCTTGTCTCTTCCCACCACTTGCATCGACTCCTCCCCCTTGGCCCTCCCCAGCCCCGTGTCCGTCACGTCCCCCTTGTTCCTCCCCACCACGTACGtcgcccctccctctgcctcccccgctGCCCCCTCAGCCGCGTCTTCCACCTCCTGGAGCTCGCGCGTGCGGCAGCTGGTGAGGAAGTTCAGCGTGAGCGGCGGGGCGGGGCTGCTGGACAACGCCGGCCGATTCCTCAACCGGTTCGTGCTCAGGAAGAGCAAGAGCCTCCCCGGCGCCCCGGTCTTCTACAGCGAGgacgggggcgaggaggagaaggggggcgaAGTGTTCGAGGCGGAAGCGGACtctagaggtggaggaggaggaggaagttcagaggagaatgaggatgaggcgATGGACCACCAGCCAGgatgggtgaggaagagggtgtcGGAGATTGAGCGGATCATGCGGGAGCGAGCGTTGGAGCGCGAATACCTCGAAGATGAGAAAACGAGGAAGGATAGTTTCAAGAACCTCAGGTCTGATGACGAAGAAGGGATCGGAGTAAGGAAAGAAAGCTACTGCCAGGAAGAGGAAGGTGCACGTAAGGACACAGTTTTGCtcgaaatggagaaggaagtctTTGCGGACCCGGAGGACTTTCCAGAGAGCGGCCACGAGAAGCTACGGCGCGGAGAAGGCAGCGAAATAGTCGTGATGGAGTACGcacgggaggaaagagaaggcgaCGGAGGCAAGGAGAACGAACTGGAGACCAGGGGAGGCccaagggaagggcaaggggccGGATACGCCAACGGGGGCCGCGAAGACCACAAGGAAGGTGAGTCGGAGGCaggagagaccgagcgagaggaCTCGGAGGAGACGCTCAGCGAAGACGGGAGCGAGGAAGACACCaacgacgaggacgacgacgggGAGCCTCAGGTCGAGCTGCGGGGCCAGAGTCGCTCTCGACCCGCCTCGCTGTACAGGTACTCGAGCGTGAGGCCTCGCACCATCATCATGGGCCTCGG AGTGTGCACGGAGACGCAGTTCTTCAGCGAGGACTTCGGCGAGGGCGTGAGTGAGACCGAGAGCGAGGATGAAGAGGAGTTCGTCACTCCCACGGGCGGCGTGGGGGGCGTGGCAGAGGGTAGCACGAACACCCACCAAGCTCAGACCTCCGCCCACGCCCAAAGGTCGTCGTCTTCGAGATCGGGGTCGCGGCCGCCTTCGCCCTCCGCCGGCAAGGCTCAGGCGCGTTCGCAGTCCCGCCCGCACTCGCCCCTCTCCGACATGGACACCGAATCGAAGAGGAACTCTCAG GCGGTCAGCACCGAGCCCTCCGAGATCGACGACCACAGTTCCGTCAGGAGCAGTGACCTAGAGTCGTGCCACGACCTTTCCTCCCCACGGTCTTCCCTCTTGGCTCAGGACACCACAAGCGTGCACGAGCTCGACCACACTGTCGACGCGCGCAAGGACAAGGCCTACAGGATCGCCCACGAACTCCTCAACACCGAGAGGACGTATGTGAAGGTCCTCCACCTCATTGATCAG GAGTTCCAGTTCCGGGTCGACCAAGAGAACCGAGCACACCACCTCTTCCCAGCTGACATCATCCCCCAGATGTTTTCTAATGTCAAGTCCATCTACAAACTCCACCATGACTTCCTTCTCCCACAGCTTGAGGAGCGCATGGCTCAGTGGGAGCAGAACAGGAGAATTG GTGATATAATGAAGAGTTTTGCTCCATTCTTGAAGATGTATACTGAATATGTGAGAAACTTTGACAATGCAATGACGATCATTAACTCTTGGCAAGCCAAATGTCCAAGATTTGCTGCAATCATGGATGAGATACAT TCAATGGAAGTGTGTGGCAACCTTACCCTGCAGCATCACATGTTATCACCTGTACAACGCATCCCTCGTTATGAAATGCTGCTTCGTGAATATTTAAAGAAGCTCCCAGAAGATTCTCCAGATCGCCACGACACAGAGA AGGCTCTTCACCTGGTTTCAACGGCAGCTAATCATGCCAATGATGCCATGAAGAAAATTGACAAGTTTGAGAAACTGCTGGAGATCCAAGAGAGTCTAGGAGGAGCGGTTGATCTCGTCTCACCAACAAGAGAGCTTGTCAAGGAGGGGAAGATTATAAAGATCTCGGCTAGATCTGGAGACCATCAGGAGAGATATgtctttttg ttaacAGACTTATTGCTACTGTGTTCACCACGCCTGATGGGAAGCAGAGTGATGAGTGGTCCTCAGTACCGTCTCCGGGCCAGGTACAATGTGGAGAACCTGCAGGTGCATGAGGGAGACAACCTGGAAACAGCAAACACATTTTACATcagagataataataaatctGTTGAACTCTACACACA AACcatagaggagaaagaacaatGGCTAGAAGCACTATTCAGGGCGATTCATGAGACTTACCAAAGGAAGTCTTCGCTGAAACTCCACTGTAACCCAGACCAGCGCGTTGTGGACCTTGACCTTGGGCAGAAGCAGCCAACATTGATCCGATCAGACTCGGTTACCAAGTGCATGGAATGCGGGAGCCAATTCACCATGGTGCGGAGGAAGCACCACTGCAGGGCATGTGGAGCA GTGGTGTGTAGCAAATGCTCCAGCTTCAAGGCCAGTTTAGCTTATGATAGCGGCAAGAATGTCCGTGTCTGCCGGACTTGCCATGCAACTTTGCAGGAGCTGTCATCATCCACTGCAACCCCTTCTCCGGAAATAAACGAGGGGGATGAGTGCTCTATACACACAGTTAAAGAGCCTCCTGATTTAGCTTTTAGAAGTAGGGGGGTTTTAGAG GTTTCAGCAGCAGCAGATGGTGCTGTGGCTCAAGGTTTCCTCCAACTCAAGACACATCGCAAAGCTTGGGTGAAGCGGTGGTTTGCTCTGCACACTGACTTTGTTCTGTATTCCTTCAAGTGTGATATGGATGACCAGGCACTCACAGCAACACCAGTACCTGGGTTCACTGTCACACATCTTCAG GGCACAAGAAATGAAAGCGgta